Proteins encoded by one window of Mycolicibacterium sp. ND9-15:
- a CDS encoding fatty acyl-AMP ligase, with protein sequence MPLRDFTESAGAGAASQIADYLDTEGHIAIPDGATLTSYLDHNVAQLGDAVAYRFLDYSEDADGRPVDLTWHDLGTRLRAVGARLQQVTAPGDRVAILAPQGLEYVVGFFAAIATGNIAVPLFVPELPGQAERLEAVLDDAEPSVVLTTSQAAESVQAVLRNRTRRRRPRPVAIDAIPAAVGSTFVPAALETDDIAYLQYTSGSTRAPAGVEITHREVCTNVVQMILSLGLDWNVRGVSWLPLFHDMGLLMIMFPALCSGQMTMMSPMAFVRRPHRWIQALADESRFGRTFSAAPNFAFDVAVQRGLPRAGKDLDLSNVAGLINGSEPVSMASIERFNNTFGPYGLPTTAVKPSYGMAEATLFVSTTDPGSAAGVAYLDREQLGAGHAVRVDPSAPDAVRQVSCGRVARSLWAVIVDASTDAELPDGEVGEIWLHGDNIGSGYWRREEETELAFRNKLQSRLHGGSHADGAAEGGTWFKTGDLGVYLDGELYIIGRIKDLVIIDGRNHYPQDIEATVAQASAAVRAGYAAAFSVPSNAPDAPGERLVIVAERAPGAGTVAPQPVVDEIRAAVSRRHALSVADVRLVPAGTIPRTTSGKLAHAACRAKYLAGVLDAR encoded by the coding sequence CGAGGATGCCGACGGGCGACCGGTCGATCTGACCTGGCACGACCTCGGAACCCGCCTGCGCGCGGTGGGGGCACGGTTACAGCAGGTGACTGCGCCGGGGGACCGGGTGGCCATTCTCGCGCCGCAGGGTCTGGAGTACGTCGTGGGCTTTTTCGCGGCGATCGCAACCGGCAACATCGCGGTGCCGCTGTTCGTGCCAGAGCTTCCCGGACAGGCCGAACGCCTGGAGGCGGTGCTCGACGACGCCGAACCATCGGTGGTACTGACGACCAGCCAAGCTGCAGAAAGCGTGCAGGCGGTCCTGCGTAATCGGACGCGCCGGCGTCGGCCGCGCCCCGTCGCGATCGACGCGATACCGGCAGCCGTGGGATCCACCTTCGTACCTGCGGCACTGGAGACCGACGACATCGCCTACCTGCAGTACACCTCTGGTTCCACGCGGGCACCTGCCGGCGTCGAGATCACCCATCGCGAGGTGTGCACCAACGTCGTGCAGATGATTCTCTCGCTGGGGCTGGATTGGAACGTGCGTGGTGTCAGCTGGTTGCCGCTGTTCCACGACATGGGCCTGCTCATGATCATGTTCCCCGCTCTGTGCAGCGGACAGATGACGATGATGTCCCCGATGGCCTTCGTGCGGCGGCCGCACCGGTGGATCCAGGCGCTGGCCGACGAATCTCGCTTTGGCCGAACGTTTTCGGCCGCCCCGAACTTCGCTTTCGACGTCGCTGTACAGCGCGGGCTGCCCAGGGCGGGAAAGGATCTCGACCTGAGCAACGTGGCCGGCTTGATCAACGGTTCCGAACCGGTCAGCATGGCCTCGATCGAGCGATTCAACAACACCTTTGGGCCGTACGGTCTGCCGACGACGGCCGTCAAACCGTCGTATGGCATGGCGGAGGCGACGTTGTTCGTCTCGACGACCGATCCCGGATCTGCGGCCGGGGTGGCGTATCTCGACCGCGAGCAATTGGGGGCGGGACACGCGGTGCGGGTCGATCCGAGCGCGCCCGACGCCGTCAGGCAGGTGTCGTGTGGCCGGGTCGCCCGCAGTCTGTGGGCGGTGATCGTCGACGCCTCCACCGACGCCGAACTACCCGACGGCGAAGTGGGCGAGATCTGGCTGCATGGCGACAATATCGGCAGCGGCTACTGGCGGCGCGAAGAGGAAACCGAGCTGGCGTTCCGCAACAAACTCCAATCGCGACTGCACGGCGGCAGCCACGCCGATGGCGCGGCGGAAGGCGGAACCTGGTTCAAGACAGGTGATCTCGGCGTGTACCTCGACGGGGAGCTCTACATCATCGGACGCATCAAGGATCTGGTGATCATCGACGGCCGCAACCACTATCCGCAAGACATCGAGGCCACGGTCGCGCAGGCATCGGCAGCGGTGCGAGCGGGTTATGCGGCCGCGTTCTCAGTTCCGTCGAATGCGCCGGACGCGCCCGGCGAACGTCTGGTGATCGTCGCCGAGCGTGCGCCAGGCGCGGGAACGGTGGCTCCGCAGCCAGTCGTCGACGAGATCCGCGCGGCTGTATCGCGCAGGCACGCTCTGTCGGTCGCTGACGTGCGACTGGTTCCTGCGGGGACCATTCCGCGCACCACGAGCGGGAAACTGGCCCACGCTGCGTGCCGCGCCAAGTACCTCGCCGGCGTTCTCGACGCCCGCTGA
- a CDS encoding STAS/SEC14 domain-containing protein: MIELLHDMPEGVTGIRVSGRLTGDDLEQFKPALESIASTGEIRVVEIIDPDYQGFGPGGLAADLKVGFGALIKHHSKFQRIAVVSDKEWVGHTLHAFAWMVPGELKIFGFDELEQAKQWAAG; the protein is encoded by the coding sequence CTTCACGACATGCCCGAGGGCGTCACCGGTATCCGCGTGTCAGGGCGACTGACCGGTGACGATCTGGAGCAGTTCAAGCCCGCCCTGGAGTCGATTGCGTCGACTGGTGAGATCAGGGTCGTCGAGATCATCGACCCCGACTATCAGGGCTTCGGACCCGGAGGTCTGGCCGCCGATCTCAAGGTCGGCTTCGGGGCGCTGATCAAGCACCATTCAAAGTTCCAGCGGATAGCGGTCGTATCGGACAAGGAATGGGTCGGACACACCTTGCACGCCTTCGCCTGGATGGTGCCCGGCGAACTGAAGATCTTCGGGTTCGATGAACTCGAACAGGCTAAGCAGTGGGCCGCCGGCTGA